A genomic segment from Flavobacterium inviolabile encodes:
- the ffh gene encoding signal recognition particle protein, producing MFDNLSDKLDKAFHILKGHGKITEVNVADTLKEVRRALLDADVNFKIAKDFTTRVKEKAIGEDVLTTLQPGQLMVKIVKDELTELMGGDVAGVNLSGNPSVILMSGLQGSGKTTFSGKLANFLKTKKNKKPLLVACDIYRPAAINQLHVVGEQIGVEVYSEPENKNPVQIAQNAIQHAKANGFNVVIVDTAGRLAVDEEMMTEIANVHKAIQPQETLFVVDAMTGQDAVNTAKAFNDRLNFDGVILTKLDGDTRGGAAISIKSVVNKPIKFIGTGEKMEAIDVFYPSRMADRILGMGDVVSLVERAQEQYDEEEARKLQKKIAKNEFGFDDFLTQIQQVKKMGNMKDLVGMIPGAGKALKDVEIEDDAFKHIEAIIHSMTPSERQKPALLDAKRKTRIAKGSGTNIQQVNQLLKQFDQMSKMMKMMQGAGGKNLMRMMGGMKGMR from the coding sequence ATGTTTGATAATTTAAGTGATAAACTCGATAAAGCCTTTCATATATTAAAAGGTCATGGAAAAATTACAGAAGTAAACGTTGCCGATACCTTAAAAGAAGTTCGAAGAGCTTTATTGGATGCCGACGTTAACTTTAAAATTGCCAAAGATTTTACCACTAGAGTAAAGGAAAAAGCAATAGGTGAAGACGTATTGACTACGTTACAGCCGGGACAATTAATGGTTAAAATTGTTAAAGACGAATTAACCGAATTAATGGGTGGTGATGTAGCAGGTGTGAATCTTTCCGGAAACCCTTCTGTGATTTTGATGTCTGGTTTACAAGGATCCGGTAAGACAACCTTCTCCGGAAAATTGGCAAACTTCCTGAAAACAAAGAAAAACAAAAAACCGTTATTGGTTGCTTGTGATATCTACCGTCCTGCGGCAATTAACCAGTTGCATGTAGTGGGAGAACAAATCGGAGTAGAAGTATATTCCGAACCTGAAAATAAAAACCCGGTTCAGATTGCTCAAAATGCAATCCAGCATGCGAAAGCAAACGGATTCAACGTGGTTATTGTCGATACAGCCGGACGTTTGGCGGTTGACGAGGAAATGATGACCGAAATTGCTAACGTTCACAAAGCAATCCAACCGCAGGAAACCCTATTCGTAGTGGATGCCATGACCGGACAGGATGCGGTGAATACAGCAAAAGCATTCAACGACCGTTTGAACTTTGACGGGGTGATCCTGACCAAATTAGATGGTGATACCCGTGGTGGAGCAGCGATTTCTATTAAATCGGTAGTAAACAAACCGATTAAATTCATCGGTACCGGTGAAAAAATGGAAGCAATCGATGTGTTTTATCCTTCCCGTATGGCCGACCGTATTTTAGGTATGGGTGACGTGGTATCCTTAGTGGAAAGAGCGCAGGAGCAATATGACGAAGAAGAAGCCAGAAAACTACAAAAGAAAATCGCTAAAAACGAATTCGGTTTTGACGATTTCCTGACACAAATACAGCAGGTTAAGAAAATGGGTAACATGAAAGACCTTGTCGGAATGATACCCGGAGCCGGAAAAGCCCTTAAAGATGTAGAAATTGAAGACGATGCTTTCAAACACATTGAAGCGATTATCCACTCGATGACACCATCCGAAAGACAGAAACCGGCATTACTGGATGCAAAAAGAAAAACCAGAATTGCAAAAGGTTCCGGAACCAACATCCAGCAGGTTAACCAACTGCTGAAACAATTCGACCAGATGAGCAAAATGATGAAGATGATGCAGGGAGCAGGAGGGAAAAACCTGATGCGAATGATGGGAGGAATGAAAGGAATGAGATAA
- a CDS encoding M4 family metallopeptidase, with protein sequence MKKNLLKGYVLPVVVVMLALSSHAQDKRGVKEKVIGENGLPKLIVFDEKATYKQNDAQKVFQEQLGLKENTSFAKIRSEADNLGFIHEKYQLFFQGVKIEFATYTLHSKSGKLESMSGEFYKLNNINVAPALSKTQALQRAMIHTGAVKYLWDDPQSAAALGYTKPEGELVLLPVFEGESTAKDQLRLAYKFDIYAVEPISRGDLYIDAVTGKALFYNATIKHATHFGHTSDGLVLPKKNCGHNHAADNEKAATALQKMVAGNAATRYSGAQTIETTLSGSVYILKDATRGGGINTYNLQTGSNFGAAINFQDNDNNWTTAEHSVNKNNAALDAHWGAEKTYDYWQAKHGRNSYNNSGAAINSYVHYQYKLDNAYWNGSAMLYGDGSDTYFDALTALDVAGHEIGHAVCTYTANLAYQRESGAMNEGFSDIWGAAVEYYAAPNKATWLIGEDIERRSGHAALRSMSNPKSEGQPNTYGGTYWVNPNCGTPTLSNDYCGVHTNSGVLNHWFYILAVGKSGTNDIGSTYNVTGITIDKAAKIAYRLESVYLSANSTFANARTYGIQAAVDLYGAGSAEVIATTNAFYAVGIGAAYAGTTDTTAPTAPTNLVASNITANSVVLTWNAATDNVAVTGYNIYNGTNLVTTVTGLTTTVTGLTASTAYTFSVKAKDAAGNLSVSGNAVSVTTAAGSGTAYCTSKGSNASYEYIDYVALNNMVNTTASNSGYGNFTNLVANLPYGANTIYISAGFASTAYTEYWNIWIDYNKNGTFETSEKVVAGSSASNATLSATFTVPTTASAGTTRMRVSMKYGADATACETFSYGEVEDYTVNIGAAAIQNTIAANILGSEKNNFDFVLYPNPVNEVLKVTLADSRPVTFRVINLLGQEIQQGELTDEGINMAKLNAGTYLFEINDGQKVVTKKFLKQ encoded by the coding sequence ATGAAAAAAAATCTACTAAAAGGGTATGTGCTGCCGGTTGTGGTAGTCATGCTGGCACTTTCGTCCCATGCCCAGGACAAAAGAGGGGTGAAAGAAAAAGTAATCGGAGAAAATGGTTTGCCCAAACTGATTGTTTTCGATGAAAAAGCAACCTACAAACAGAATGATGCTCAAAAGGTTTTTCAGGAACAATTGGGACTAAAAGAAAACACCTCCTTTGCAAAGATCAGATCGGAAGCCGATAACCTGGGTTTTATACATGAAAAATACCAGCTCTTTTTTCAGGGCGTGAAAATCGAATTTGCAACTTATACATTACACTCAAAATCCGGGAAACTGGAATCCATGAGTGGTGAATTTTATAAACTTAACAATATTAATGTAGCACCGGCTTTATCAAAAACGCAGGCTTTGCAGCGCGCAATGATCCATACCGGGGCAGTCAAATACCTTTGGGATGATCCACAGTCTGCCGCGGCACTGGGATATACAAAGCCGGAGGGCGAACTGGTACTGCTTCCGGTTTTTGAAGGGGAAAGTACGGCAAAAGACCAGTTGCGCCTGGCGTATAAATTTGATATCTATGCGGTAGAGCCGATCAGCAGAGGAGATCTGTATATCGATGCAGTAACCGGAAAGGCGTTGTTTTACAATGCGACGATAAAACACGCAACACATTTCGGACATACTTCGGACGGATTGGTGTTGCCCAAGAAAAATTGCGGACACAATCATGCTGCAGATAACGAAAAAGCGGCAACTGCTCTACAGAAAATGGTTGCCGGAAATGCAGCAACCCGTTATAGCGGAGCGCAAACCATTGAAACAACGTTAAGCGGAAGTGTTTATATTTTAAAAGATGCCACCCGGGGTGGCGGAATCAATACCTATAACCTGCAAACCGGTTCCAACTTTGGTGCGGCAATCAACTTTCAGGATAATGATAATAACTGGACAACGGCAGAACACAGTGTCAATAAAAACAATGCCGCATTGGATGCCCATTGGGGAGCTGAAAAAACCTATGATTACTGGCAGGCAAAACACGGAAGAAACAGTTATAACAATAGCGGAGCAGCGATAAACAGTTATGTGCATTACCAATACAAACTGGATAATGCCTACTGGAACGGAAGTGCGATGCTGTATGGTGACGGAAGTGATACCTACTTTGATGCTTTAACGGCTTTGGATGTTGCCGGACACGAAATTGGTCATGCTGTTTGTACCTATACGGCCAATCTGGCTTATCAAAGAGAATCCGGAGCCATGAATGAAGGCTTTTCCGATATTTGGGGAGCGGCAGTGGAATATTATGCCGCACCGAATAAAGCTACCTGGCTGATAGGGGAAGATATCGAAAGAAGATCCGGTCATGCAGCACTGCGTTCTATGAGTAATCCGAAAAGTGAAGGACAGCCCAATACGTATGGCGGAACCTACTGGGTAAATCCGAACTGTGGAACGCCAACACTATCCAATGATTATTGCGGAGTACATACCAATAGCGGAGTATTAAACCATTGGTTCTATATCCTGGCAGTGGGGAAATCAGGTACGAACGACATCGGAAGTACTTATAATGTAACCGGAATCACGATTGACAAAGCGGCAAAAATTGCATATCGTCTGGAAAGTGTCTATTTGTCGGCCAATTCCACCTTTGCCAATGCAAGAACTTATGGTATCCAGGCGGCAGTTGATTTATACGGAGCGGGATCGGCTGAAGTTATTGCAACTACAAACGCCTTTTATGCTGTTGGAATCGGTGCGGCCTATGCCGGAACCACCGATACGACGGCGCCAACCGCACCAACGAATTTAGTAGCCTCCAATATTACAGCCAATAGTGTGGTCCTGACCTGGAATGCCGCTACCGATAATGTAGCGGTTACCGGATACAATATATATAATGGTACAAATCTGGTAACAACTGTAACCGGATTAACTACAACTGTGACCGGGCTGACGGCTTCAACGGCTTATACCTTTTCGGTAAAAGCAAAAGATGCTGCCGGAAATCTGTCGGTATCCGGTAATGCTGTTTCGGTAACAACAGCCGCCGGAAGCGGAACGGCCTATTGTACTTCTAAAGGAAGTAATGCTTCTTATGAGTATATCGATTATGTAGCGCTGAATAATATGGTGAATACGACAGCGTCCAATTCCGGTTATGGAAACTTTACCAATTTAGTTGCTAATTTACCTTATGGAGCAAACACTATATATATAAGTGCAGGATTTGCCAGTACAGCTTATACTGAATACTGGAATATTTGGATTGACTACAACAAAAACGGAACTTTTGAAACTTCCGAAAAAGTTGTTGCCGGATCTTCGGCGAGTAATGCAACCCTGTCGGCAACCTTTACAGTACCCACAACAGCATCAGCCGGAACGACCCGTATGAGAGTTTCGATGAAATATGGAGCAGATGCTACGGCATGTGAAACATTTTCTTATGGTGAAGTGGAAGATTATACAGTTAATATAGGTGCGGCAGCCATTCAAAATACGATTGCTGCAAATATATTAGGTAGTGAAAAGAATAATTTTGATTTTGTTTTATACCCGAATCCGGTAAATGAAGTGCTGAAAGTCACTTTGGCAGATAGCAGACCGGTAACTTTTCGCGTCATAAACCTGTTGGGACAAGAAATACAGCAGGGAGAATTGACCGATGAAGGAATAAATATGGCCAAATTAAATGCCGGAACATATTTATTTGAAATAAATGACGGTCAAAAAGTGGTCACCAAGAAATTTTTAAAGCAATAA
- a CDS encoding GNAT family N-acetyltransferase, producing the protein MIITRVISSDQLQTVRDLAHAIWPDAYGTILSEQQLAYMLDKIYAIPSLEKQMESGHVFLLAEEDGVFYGFASYEVNYQNSGKTKLHKIYVLPQTQGKGVGKTLLAAVEEAVKLNENQALLLNVNRYNKAIAFYKKNGFEVIAEEDIDIGNGYLMEDYIMEKPF; encoded by the coding sequence ATGATTATTACCAGAGTAATATCTTCAGATCAGCTGCAAACCGTCAGGGATCTGGCTCATGCTATCTGGCCGGATGCTTACGGAACCATTTTGTCGGAGCAGCAACTGGCTTATATGCTTGATAAAATATATGCAATTCCGTCATTGGAAAAGCAAATGGAATCAGGGCATGTTTTTCTGTTAGCAGAAGAAGACGGTGTTTTTTACGGATTTGCTTCTTATGAAGTGAATTACCAGAATTCCGGAAAAACCAAACTTCACAAAATATACGTTCTGCCGCAAACGCAGGGTAAAGGAGTTGGAAAAACATTATTGGCAGCAGTGGAAGAAGCGGTAAAGCTTAACGAAAACCAGGCATTGCTTTTAAATGTTAACCGCTATAACAAAGCCATTGCGTTTTACAAAAAGAACGGATTTGAAGTAATAGCAGAAGAAGACATCGATATTGGCAACGGCTATCTGATGGAAGATTACATCATGGAAAAACCATTTTAG
- a CDS encoding bifunctional 5,10-methylenetetrahydrofolate dehydrogenase/5,10-methenyltetrahydrofolate cyclohydrolase gives MQLLDGKKVSDEIKNEIAAEVQKMKDNKEKVPHLAAVIVGNDGASLTYVGSKVKACEKVGFESTLVKMPSTTSETELLKKIKELNEDDNIDGFIVQLPLPDQIDTQKVLMAIDPSKDVDGFHPENFGKMALDMTTFIPATPFGILELLERYNVETKGKHTVVIGRSHIVGRPMSILMGRKGFPGNSTVTLTHSHTKNITQITSQADIIITALGVPNYLKAEMVKDDVVIIDVGITRVADERAEKGYVITGDVDFDNVSKKASFITPVPGGVGPMTIAMLMKNTLLAREQKRLKTAL, from the coding sequence ATGCAACTACTAGACGGAAAAAAGGTTTCGGACGAAATCAAAAATGAAATTGCTGCCGAAGTGCAGAAAATGAAAGACAACAAGGAAAAAGTGCCTCACCTGGCAGCGGTTATCGTTGGTAATGACGGAGCGAGTCTTACGTATGTGGGCAGTAAAGTAAAAGCATGCGAAAAAGTAGGCTTTGAATCTACTTTAGTAAAAATGCCCAGTACGACTTCAGAAACCGAATTGCTGAAAAAAATCAAGGAACTGAATGAAGACGACAATATCGACGGATTCATTGTACAGTTGCCTTTACCGGATCAGATTGATACCCAAAAAGTATTGATGGCTATCGACCCAAGTAAAGACGTAGACGGTTTCCATCCGGAAAACTTCGGTAAAATGGCTTTGGATATGACAACTTTCATTCCGGCAACACCATTTGGAATTCTGGAATTACTGGAGCGCTACAACGTAGAAACAAAAGGAAAGCATACGGTGGTAATCGGAAGAAGCCACATTGTAGGAAGACCGATGAGTATTTTAATGGGAAGAAAAGGATTTCCGGGCAACTCAACCGTGACGCTAACACACAGCCATACTAAAAACATCACGCAAATCACCAGTCAGGCCGATATTATCATTACCGCTTTGGGTGTACCAAACTACCTGAAAGCAGAAATGGTAAAAGACGATGTGGTTATTATCGACGTGGGAATTACCCGTGTTGCAGATGAAAGAGCTGAAAAAGGTTATGTGATTACCGGAGATGTTGATTTTGATAACGTTAGCAAAAAAGCCTCTTTTATCACACCAGTTCCGGGTGGTGTAGGACCAATGACTATCGCCATGCTAATGAAAAATACCTTATTGGCAAGAGAACAAAAAAGATTAAAAACAGCATTATAA
- a CDS encoding NAD(P)/FAD-dependent oxidoreductase, with translation MKIVIIGGGFAGINLAKSLANNKDFQVTLVDKNNYNFFPPLIYQVATAFLEPSSISYPFRKLFFGKKNITFRLAELIRVDAAANKVILSNGELEYDQLVFSTGAESNYFGMENVQKNAIPMKTLTDAVEMRNRLLQQMEKAAICEDPRRRRQLLTIVVAGGGPTGVELSGMFAEMRNGIMRKEYPELATTLSDIYLVDGGSAVLAPMSVKSQQNTYKALTDLGVKVRLNAQVKDYTDGTVYFADGKTIKTEILIWAAGVSAKVFDGIPAEAYGRGRRMLVDEHNKLTLFPNIYAVGDTCLQVTDPQFPNGHPQLAQVAIQQALHLAKNFKAMVTNKPLKPFSYNDMGSMAIIGKNKAVVDLEKPKVHFNGFFAWLVWLFIHLMSLVTYRNRLQTLYNWTVAYFSKDQPLRMIIRPGKNGDTSS, from the coding sequence ATGAAAATAGTAATAATAGGCGGTGGTTTTGCAGGTATCAATCTGGCAAAAAGCCTGGCCAACAATAAGGATTTTCAGGTTACATTAGTTGACAAAAACAATTATAATTTCTTCCCCCCTTTGATCTATCAGGTGGCTACGGCTTTCCTGGAACCTTCGAGCATCAGCTATCCTTTCCGGAAGTTGTTTTTTGGCAAAAAGAACATCACGTTCCGCCTTGCCGAATTGATCCGGGTGGATGCCGCCGCGAATAAAGTGATTCTTTCCAATGGAGAACTGGAATACGACCAGTTGGTTTTTTCCACCGGAGCGGAAAGTAATTATTTCGGTATGGAGAACGTACAGAAAAATGCCATTCCGATGAAAACGCTGACGGATGCCGTGGAGATGCGTAACCGTTTGCTACAGCAAATGGAGAAAGCCGCTATTTGTGAAGATCCGCGAAGACGAAGACAGTTATTAACGATAGTCGTGGCCGGCGGCGGCCCTACCGGAGTAGAGCTTTCCGGAATGTTTGCCGAAATGCGCAACGGGATCATGCGAAAGGAATATCCGGAGCTGGCAACAACACTAAGCGATATTTACCTGGTGGACGGCGGTTCGGCGGTATTGGCACCGATGAGTGTCAAATCACAGCAAAACACCTACAAAGCCCTGACGGATCTGGGTGTAAAAGTACGTTTGAATGCACAGGTTAAAGATTATACAGACGGCACTGTTTATTTTGCCGACGGTAAAACGATAAAAACAGAAATCCTGATCTGGGCAGCCGGAGTGAGCGCAAAAGTTTTTGACGGTATTCCGGCGGAAGCTTACGGCCGTGGCCGACGTATGCTGGTAGACGAGCACAACAAACTGACTTTATTCCCGAATATCTATGCTGTGGGCGATACCTGCCTGCAGGTTACCGATCCGCAATTCCCGAACGGGCATCCGCAGCTGGCTCAGGTAGCCATACAGCAGGCGCTTCATTTGGCTAAAAATTTTAAGGCGATGGTTACGAACAAACCTTTAAAACCTTTTAGCTATAACGATATGGGATCGATGGCGATTATCGGTAAAAACAAAGCGGTTGTGGATTTAGAAAAACCAAAAGTGCATTTTAACGGTTTCTTTGCGTGGCTGGTATGGTTGTTTATTCACTTAATGTCTTTAGTGACTTACCGCAACCGATTACAAACGTTATACAACTGGACCGTGGCTTATTTTTCTAAAGACCAGCCTCTGCGTATGATTATCCGCCCGGGTAAAAACGGAGATACATCGTCTTAG